The Burkholderia pyrrocinia genome has a segment encoding these proteins:
- the ubiA gene encoding 4-hydroxybenzoate octaprenyltransferase, with protein MLARFPLYLRLVRMDKPIGSLLLLWPTLNALWIASDGHPRWPLLVIFTLGTLLMRSAGCAMNDYADRDFDRHVKRTADRPLTSGKIHAWEAVAIAVGLSFIAFLLILPLNTLTKELSVVALFVAGSYPFMKRFFAIPQAYLGIAFGFGIPMAFAAVQDTVPTIAWVMLVANIFWSVAYDTEYAMVDRDDDIKIGIRTSALTFGRFDVAAVMACYAATLGIYVWIGVTLGFGLAYWAGWAAAVGCALYHYTLIKDRERMPCFAAFRHNNWLGGVLFAGIAVHYLLAGN; from the coding sequence ATGCTTGCCCGCTTTCCCCTGTATCTGCGGCTCGTCCGGATGGACAAGCCGATCGGCAGCCTGCTGCTGCTCTGGCCGACGCTCAATGCGCTGTGGATCGCGTCGGACGGCCATCCGCGCTGGCCGCTGCTCGTGATCTTCACGCTCGGCACGCTGCTGATGCGCTCGGCCGGCTGCGCGATGAACGACTACGCAGACCGCGATTTCGACCGCCACGTGAAGCGCACGGCCGACCGGCCGCTGACGTCGGGCAAGATCCACGCATGGGAAGCCGTCGCGATCGCGGTCGGGCTGTCGTTCATCGCGTTCCTGCTGATCCTGCCGCTGAACACGCTGACGAAGGAGCTGTCCGTCGTCGCGCTGTTCGTCGCGGGCTCGTACCCGTTCATGAAGCGCTTCTTCGCGATTCCGCAGGCGTATCTCGGCATCGCGTTCGGCTTCGGCATTCCGATGGCGTTCGCGGCCGTGCAGGACACGGTGCCGACGATCGCGTGGGTGATGCTGGTCGCGAACATTTTCTGGTCGGTCGCGTACGACACCGAATACGCAATGGTCGATCGCGACGACGACATCAAGATCGGCATCCGCACGTCCGCGCTGACGTTCGGCCGCTTCGACGTCGCGGCCGTGATGGCGTGTTATGCGGCGACGCTCGGCATCTACGTGTGGATCGGCGTGACGCTCGGCTTCGGCCTCGCGTACTGGGCCGGCTGGGCGGCGGCGGTCGGCTGCGCGCTGTATCACTACACGCTGATCAAGGACCGCGAACGGATGCCGTGCTTCGCGGCGTTCCGGCACAACAACTGGCTCGGCGGCGTGCTGTTCGCGGGGATCGCCGTGCATTACCTGCTGGCCGGCAACTGA
- the glcF gene encoding glycolate oxidase subunit GlcF codes for MQTNLADFIRNTPDGDEADAILRNCVHCGFCTATCPTYQLLGDELDGPRGRIYLIKQMVEGATVTRSTQQHLDRCLTCRSCETTCPSGVQYGRLVEIGRKHVEAQVRRPVQQRLVRRVLATLVPNAALFSPVMRLGQHVRPLLPKRLRDKVPPRTRLLEWPDRTHTRKMLMLGGCVQPSMLPNINIATARVLDALGIETVVAPDAGCCGAIRLHLNYHDEALDDARRNIDAWWPHVEQGAEAIVMNASGCGVTVLEYAHLLRDDPAYAEKAQRIVALTRDISDVLLPFEAELATLARRRAIHTVAYHPPCTLQHGQQSRGKVERLLETLGIDVRLPADSHLCCGSAGTYSLTQPSLSYRLRKQKLLKLQALEPQMIVSGNIGCIAHLQSGTQIPVTHWIQLVEHLLYG; via the coding sequence ATGCAAACGAACCTCGCCGATTTCATCCGCAACACGCCCGACGGCGACGAGGCCGACGCGATCCTGCGCAATTGCGTGCATTGCGGGTTCTGCACGGCAACCTGCCCGACCTATCAACTGCTCGGCGACGAACTCGACGGCCCCCGCGGGCGCATCTACCTGATCAAGCAGATGGTCGAAGGCGCGACCGTCACGCGCAGCACGCAGCAGCACCTCGACCGCTGCCTGACGTGCCGCAGTTGCGAGACGACCTGCCCGTCCGGCGTCCAGTACGGCCGGCTCGTCGAGATCGGCCGCAAGCACGTCGAGGCGCAGGTGCGGCGCCCCGTGCAGCAGCGTCTCGTGCGCCGCGTGCTCGCGACCCTCGTGCCGAACGCCGCGCTGTTCTCGCCGGTGATGCGGCTCGGCCAGCACGTGCGGCCGCTGCTGCCGAAGCGGCTGCGCGACAAGGTGCCGCCGCGCACGCGGCTGCTCGAATGGCCGGACCGCACGCATACGCGCAAGATGCTGATGCTCGGCGGCTGCGTGCAGCCGTCGATGCTGCCGAACATCAACATCGCAACCGCACGCGTGCTCGACGCGCTCGGCATCGAGACGGTCGTCGCGCCCGACGCGGGCTGTTGCGGAGCGATCCGCCTGCACCTGAACTATCACGACGAAGCGCTCGACGACGCGCGCCGCAACATCGACGCGTGGTGGCCCCATGTCGAGCAAGGCGCCGAGGCGATCGTGATGAACGCGTCGGGCTGCGGCGTGACGGTGCTCGAATACGCGCACCTGCTGCGCGACGACCCGGCCTACGCGGAGAAGGCGCAGCGCATCGTCGCGCTGACGCGTGACATTTCCGACGTGCTGCTCCCGTTCGAAGCCGAACTCGCGACGCTCGCGCGGCGCCGCGCGATCCATACCGTCGCGTACCACCCGCCGTGCACGCTGCAGCACGGCCAGCAGTCGCGCGGCAAGGTCGAACGCCTGCTCGAGACGCTCGGCATCGACGTGCGGCTGCCGGCCGACAGCCATCTGTGCTGCGGCTCGGCCGGCACCTATTCGCTGACGCAGCCGTCGCTGTCGTACCGCTTGCGCAAGCAGAAGCTGCTGAAGCTGCAGGCGCTCGAACCGCAGATGATCGTGTCCGGCAACATCGGCTGCATCGCGCACCTGCAGAGCGGCACGCAGATTCCGGTCACGCACTGGATCCAGTTGGTCGAGCACCTGCTGTACGGCTGA
- the katG gene encoding catalase/peroxidase HPI: protein MSNETKCPFNHATGAGATNKDWWPNQLNLNVLHRHSALSDPMDKDFDYAEAFKKLDLAAVKKDLHALMTTSQDWWPADFGHYGGLFIRMAWHSAGTYRTADGRGGAGGGQQRFAPLNSWPDNVSLDKARRLLWPIKQKYGRNISWADLLILTGNVALESMGFKTFGFGGGRVDTWEPDDVYWGSEKIWLELSGGPNSRYSGKRDLESPLAAVQMGLIYVNPEGPDGNPDPVAAAIDIRETFARMAMNDEETVALIAGGHTFGKTHGAGPASNVGPEPEAAGLEQQGLGWKSSFGTGKGADAITSGLEVTWTSTPTQWSNDFLKHLFSYEWELTKSPAGAHQWVAKDAGDVIPDAYDASKKHRPTMLTTDLSLRFDPAYEKIARRFYENPAELADAFARAWFKLTHRDMGPRARYLGPDVPAEQLLWQDPIPAVDHKLIDDADVAALKAKVLASGLSVSQLVSTAWASAATFRGSDKRGGANGARIRLAPQKDWEVNQPAELAKVLATLEGVQKAFNDAQTGGKKVSLADLIVLAGAAGVEQAAKNAGVAVTVPFAPGRADASPEQTDIDAMAVLEPLADGFRNFLKHAYKTPAEALLVDKAQLLTLSAPEMTVLVGGLRVLGTNVGDAKHGVFTDRPEALTNDFFVNLLDMGTEWKPVSAANDVFEGRDRATGKVKWTGTRVDLIFGSHAQLRALAEVYGSADAKEKFARDFVAAWNKVMNLDRFDLA from the coding sequence ATGTCGAACGAAACGAAGTGCCCGTTCAACCACGCCACCGGCGCTGGCGCGACGAACAAGGACTGGTGGCCGAATCAACTGAACCTGAACGTCCTGCACCGGCACTCGGCGCTGTCCGATCCGATGGACAAGGATTTCGACTACGCCGAGGCATTCAAGAAGCTGGACCTCGCGGCAGTGAAGAAGGACCTGCACGCGCTGATGACGACGTCGCAGGACTGGTGGCCGGCCGACTTCGGCCACTACGGCGGCCTGTTCATCCGCATGGCCTGGCACAGCGCCGGCACGTACCGCACGGCCGACGGCCGCGGCGGCGCGGGCGGCGGGCAGCAGCGCTTCGCGCCGCTCAACAGCTGGCCGGACAACGTGAGCCTCGACAAGGCGCGCCGGCTGCTGTGGCCGATCAAGCAGAAGTACGGCCGCAACATCTCGTGGGCCGACCTGCTGATCCTGACCGGCAACGTCGCGCTCGAATCGATGGGCTTCAAGACCTTCGGTTTCGGCGGCGGTCGCGTCGATACGTGGGAACCGGACGACGTCTACTGGGGCTCGGAAAAGATCTGGCTGGAACTGAGCGGCGGCCCGAACAGCCGCTACTCGGGCAAGCGCGACCTCGAAAGCCCGCTCGCCGCGGTGCAGATGGGCCTCATCTACGTGAACCCGGAAGGCCCGGACGGCAACCCCGACCCGGTCGCCGCCGCGATTGACATCCGCGAGACGTTCGCGCGGATGGCGATGAACGACGAAGAGACGGTCGCGCTGATCGCCGGCGGCCACACGTTCGGCAAGACGCACGGCGCCGGCCCGGCATCGAACGTCGGCCCCGAGCCGGAAGCCGCGGGCCTCGAGCAGCAGGGTCTCGGCTGGAAGAGCTCGTTCGGCACCGGCAAGGGCGCGGACGCGATCACGAGCGGCCTCGAAGTCACGTGGACGTCGACGCCCACGCAGTGGAGCAACGACTTCCTCAAGCACCTGTTCAGCTATGAGTGGGAACTCACGAAGAGCCCGGCCGGCGCGCACCAGTGGGTCGCGAAGGATGCCGGCGACGTGATTCCGGATGCGTACGACGCGTCGAAGAAGCACCGCCCGACGATGCTGACGACCGACCTGTCGCTGCGTTTCGATCCGGCATACGAAAAGATCGCGCGCCGCTTCTACGAGAACCCGGCCGAGTTGGCCGACGCGTTTGCGCGCGCATGGTTCAAGCTCACGCACCGCGACATGGGCCCGCGCGCCCGCTATCTCGGCCCGGACGTGCCGGCGGAGCAACTGCTGTGGCAGGACCCGATCCCGGCTGTCGACCACAAGCTGATCGACGATGCCGACGTCGCGGCGCTGAAGGCGAAGGTGCTCGCATCGGGCCTGTCGGTGTCGCAACTCGTGTCGACTGCCTGGGCGTCGGCTGCGACGTTCCGCGGTTCGGACAAGCGCGGCGGCGCGAACGGTGCGCGCATCCGCCTCGCGCCGCAGAAGGACTGGGAAGTGAACCAGCCGGCTGAACTCGCGAAGGTGCTCGCGACGCTCGAAGGCGTGCAGAAGGCGTTCAACGACGCGCAGACGGGCGGCAAGAAGGTGTCGCTCGCCGACCTGATCGTGCTGGCCGGTGCGGCCGGCGTCGAGCAGGCCGCGAAGAATGCGGGCGTGGCGGTGACGGTGCCGTTCGCACCGGGCCGCGCGGATGCGTCGCCGGAGCAGACCGACATCGACGCGATGGCCGTGCTCGAGCCGCTGGCGGATGGTTTCCGCAACTTCCTGAAGCATGCGTACAAGACGCCGGCCGAGGCGCTGCTGGTCGACAAGGCGCAACTGCTGACGCTGAGCGCGCCCGAGATGACGGTGCTCGTCGGTGGCCTGCGCGTGCTCGGCACGAACGTCGGCGATGCGAAGCATGGCGTGTTCACCGACCGTCCGGAAGCGCTGACGAACGACTTCTTCGTGAACCTGCTCGACATGGGCACGGAATGGAAGCCGGTGTCGGCCGCGAACGACGTGTTCGAAGGGCGCGATCGCGCGACGGGCAAGGTCAAGTGGACGGGCACGCGCGTCGACCTGATCTTCGGCTCGCACGCGCAACTGCGCGCGCTGGCCGAGGTGTACGGCAGCGCGGATGCGAAGGAGAAGTTCGCACGCGACTTCGTCGCGGCCTGGAACAAGGTGATGAACCTCGACCGCTTCGACCTCGCATGA
- a CDS encoding patatin-like phospholipase family protein, with translation MALDRSARPERTAFVFAGGGSLGAIEVGMLRELLNHGERPDFVVGASAGAINAAYFAGQPDGDGVAKLEALWCNIRRRDIMPFSMLGLLRTVLQNRAHLVEATALRMLLERHLRYRYVERASLPLHVVATDMLSGNEIVLSSGPVVDAVLASAAIPGVFPPVRIDDRLMVDGGVANNTPISIAVARGATRIVVLPAGFACALRKPPGSAIAQAMHALTLVIARQLVRDLEFYQSRATICVVPPLCPLDVSPYDYTRCKDLIDLAAERTRAWLGDGGLEQTFIPGALHEHTHSAQRPSCDVGV, from the coding sequence ATGGCCCTCGATCGAAGCGCGCGTCCGGAACGGACCGCGTTCGTCTTTGCAGGCGGGGGCAGCCTCGGTGCGATCGAGGTGGGCATGCTGCGCGAACTGCTCAATCACGGTGAGCGGCCCGACTTCGTGGTCGGCGCGTCCGCCGGCGCGATCAACGCCGCGTATTTCGCCGGGCAGCCCGACGGCGACGGCGTCGCGAAGCTCGAAGCGCTGTGGTGCAACATCCGCCGGCGCGACATCATGCCGTTTTCGATGCTTGGCCTGTTGAGGACGGTTCTGCAGAACCGCGCACACCTCGTCGAGGCGACCGCGCTGCGCATGCTGCTGGAAAGGCATCTGCGGTATCGGTACGTGGAGCGCGCGTCGCTGCCGCTGCACGTCGTCGCGACCGACATGCTCAGCGGCAACGAAATCGTGCTTTCGTCGGGCCCCGTCGTCGACGCCGTGCTCGCCAGTGCGGCGATCCCGGGCGTGTTCCCGCCGGTGCGGATCGACGATCGGCTGATGGTCGATGGCGGCGTCGCGAACAATACGCCGATCTCGATTGCCGTCGCGCGGGGCGCGACGCGCATCGTCGTGCTGCCGGCCGGCTTCGCGTGCGCGCTGCGCAAGCCACCGGGAAGCGCCATCGCGCAGGCGATGCATGCGCTGACGCTCGTGATCGCGCGCCAGCTCGTGCGCGATCTGGAGTTCTACCAAAGTCGCGCCACGATTTGCGTGGTGCCGCCGCTATGTCCGCTCGACGTCTCGCCGTACGACTACACCCGGTGCAAGGACTTGATCGACCTCGCGGCCGAACGGACCCGAGCGTGGCTCGGCGATGGCGGGCTCGAACAGACGTTCATTCCGGGGGCGCTGCACGAGCACACGCACTCGGCTCAGCGGCCGTCCTGCGATGTCGGTGTGTAG
- the proC gene encoding pyrroline-5-carboxylate reductase produces the protein MKIAFIGGGNMAAALIGGLIKRGVAADGLYAIDINEDVRARAAQQFGVRTGAAVDATLADYDAVVLAVKPQVLKDVAQALAPHLKSQLVISIAAGIRGTDLARWLGNYARVVRTMPNTPALVGMGVTGLAALPGVDAAGRELASNVLGAVGEIVWFDDESQLDAVTAISGSGPAYVFYFIEALQEAARRLGMNDEQGRALAVATFAGAAQLAAQSGEPASVLRERVTSKGGTTAAALASFDVQGVKEAIVRGALAAEARAKEMGDELGRA, from the coding sequence ATGAAAATCGCATTCATCGGCGGCGGCAACATGGCCGCGGCCCTGATCGGCGGCCTGATCAAGCGCGGCGTCGCCGCTGACGGCCTGTATGCCATCGACATCAACGAGGACGTCCGCGCGCGCGCCGCGCAGCAATTCGGCGTGCGCACCGGCGCGGCCGTCGACGCGACGCTCGCCGATTACGACGCGGTCGTGCTCGCGGTGAAGCCGCAGGTGCTGAAAGACGTCGCGCAGGCGCTCGCGCCGCACCTGAAGTCGCAGCTCGTGATCAGCATCGCGGCCGGCATCCGCGGCACGGACCTCGCGCGCTGGCTCGGCAACTACGCCCGCGTCGTGCGCACGATGCCGAACACGCCCGCGCTCGTCGGCATGGGCGTGACGGGCCTCGCCGCGCTGCCGGGCGTCGACGCGGCGGGCCGCGAACTCGCTTCGAACGTGCTCGGCGCGGTCGGCGAGATCGTGTGGTTCGACGACGAATCGCAACTCGATGCCGTCACGGCCATTTCGGGCAGCGGCCCCGCGTACGTGTTCTATTTCATCGAAGCGCTGCAGGAAGCCGCGCGCCGCCTCGGCATGAACGACGAACAGGGCCGCGCGCTCGCGGTCGCAACGTTCGCGGGCGCCGCGCAACTCGCCGCGCAATCGGGCGAACCGGCGAGCGTGCTGCGCGAGCGCGTGACGTCGAAGGGCGGCACGACGGCCGCCGCGCTCGCGTCGTTCGACGTGCAGGGCGTGAAGGAAGCGATCGTGCGCGGCGCGCTCGCGGCCGAGGCGCGCGCGAAGGAAATGGGCGACGAGCTCGGCCGCGCGTAA
- a CDS encoding hydrogen peroxide-inducible genes activator → MTLTELKYIVAVARERHFGRAAEACFVSQPTLSVAIKKLEDELNVQIFERGASEVSVTPIGDQIVTQAQRVLEQTFAIKEIAKQGKDPLVGPFRLGVIYTIGPYLLPTLVKQMIQRVPQMPLMLQENYTLKLLELLKQGEIDAAIMALPFPETGLMVRPLYDEPFVVALPAGHPWEKRHEIDAEDLKQETMLLLGNGHCFRDHVLGVCPELMRFSQTADGIQKTFEGSSLETIRHMVASGVGITVLPRMSVAEVGPRANGPDAELLSYVPFNEPVPDRRVVLVWRKSFTRMPAIDAISDAISACVLPGVAKLDMPATMN, encoded by the coding sequence ATGACGCTGACTGAATTGAAATACATCGTCGCGGTCGCGCGCGAGCGGCATTTCGGCCGCGCGGCCGAAGCATGCTTCGTGAGCCAGCCGACGCTGTCGGTGGCGATCAAGAAGCTCGAAGACGAGCTCAACGTGCAGATTTTCGAGCGCGGCGCGAGCGAAGTGAGCGTGACGCCGATCGGTGACCAGATCGTCACGCAGGCGCAGCGCGTGCTCGAGCAGACCTTCGCGATCAAGGAGATCGCGAAGCAGGGCAAGGACCCGCTCGTCGGCCCGTTCCGTCTCGGCGTGATCTACACGATCGGGCCGTACCTGCTGCCGACGCTCGTCAAGCAGATGATCCAGCGTGTCCCGCAGATGCCGCTGATGCTGCAGGAGAACTACACGCTGAAGCTGCTCGAACTGCTGAAGCAGGGCGAGATCGACGCCGCGATCATGGCGCTGCCGTTCCCGGAAACCGGCCTGATGGTGCGCCCGCTGTACGACGAACCGTTCGTCGTCGCGCTGCCGGCCGGCCATCCGTGGGAGAAGCGCCACGAGATCGACGCGGAGGACCTGAAGCAGGAAACCATGCTGCTGCTCGGCAACGGCCACTGTTTCCGCGATCACGTGCTCGGCGTGTGCCCGGAATTGATGCGCTTCTCGCAGACGGCCGACGGCATCCAGAAGACCTTCGAGGGCTCGTCGCTCGAGACGATCCGCCACATGGTCGCGAGCGGCGTCGGCATCACCGTGCTGCCGCGGATGTCGGTCGCCGAGGTTGGCCCGCGGGCGAACGGCCCCGATGCCGAGCTGCTGTCGTACGTGCCGTTCAACGAACCGGTGCCCGATCGCCGCGTGGTGCTCGTGTGGCGCAAGAGCTTCACGCGGATGCCCGCGATCGACGCGATCAGCGACGCGATTTCCGCATGCGTGCTGCCGGGCGTTGCGAAGCTCGACATGCCGGCCACGATGAACTGA
- the glcE gene encoding glycolate oxidase subunit GlcE: protein MEEDDIVAGWGERIRAASADGRPLRIRGGGTKDWYGQALEGEILDTRAFQGIVSYDPAELVVTVRAGTPLAQLETVLAECGQMLPFEPPHFGRAATVGGCVAAGLAGPRRATCGAPRDFVLGVTLMNGRGEMLRFGGQVVKNVAGYDVSRLMAGALGTLGLMLDLSIKVLPMPVAEVTLKFEMTATDAVRKLNEWGGHPLPVSASAWRNGTLVLRLSGAEAAVKSAKTLLGGEVVDAVEAERFWAGLREHTDPFFNGIPPGYALWRLALPSITEPMHLPGTQLMEWGGAQRWWITDADAQTVRMSAKQAGGHATLFRAGDAYDRSAGVFTPLPAPMMKIHRGLKAAFDPARIFNRGRLYPDL from the coding sequence ATGGAAGAGGACGACATCGTCGCCGGATGGGGCGAGCGCATCCGCGCGGCCAGTGCCGACGGCCGGCCGCTGCGGATTCGCGGCGGCGGCACCAAGGACTGGTACGGCCAGGCGCTCGAGGGCGAAATACTCGACACGCGCGCGTTTCAGGGCATCGTGTCGTACGACCCGGCCGAACTCGTCGTCACGGTCCGCGCGGGCACGCCGCTCGCGCAGCTTGAAACCGTCCTCGCCGAGTGCGGCCAGATGCTGCCGTTCGAGCCGCCGCACTTCGGCCGCGCGGCCACCGTCGGCGGCTGCGTCGCGGCGGGCCTGGCCGGCCCGCGCCGCGCCACCTGCGGTGCACCGCGCGATTTCGTGCTCGGCGTCACGCTGATGAACGGCCGCGGCGAAATGCTGCGCTTCGGCGGGCAGGTCGTGAAGAACGTCGCCGGCTACGACGTGTCGCGGCTGATGGCCGGTGCGCTCGGCACGCTCGGGCTGATGCTCGACCTGTCGATCAAGGTGCTGCCGATGCCCGTCGCCGAAGTCACGCTGAAGTTCGAGATGACCGCGACCGACGCGGTGCGCAAGCTCAACGAATGGGGCGGCCATCCGCTGCCCGTCAGCGCGAGCGCGTGGCGCAACGGCACGCTCGTGCTGCGCCTGTCGGGCGCCGAAGCGGCCGTGAAATCCGCGAAGACGCTGCTCGGCGGCGAAGTCGTCGACGCGGTCGAAGCCGAACGCTTCTGGGCCGGCCTGCGCGAGCATACCGACCCGTTCTTCAACGGCATCCCGCCCGGTTATGCGCTGTGGCGCCTCGCGCTGCCGTCGATCACCGAGCCGATGCACCTGCCCGGCACCCAGTTGATGGAATGGGGCGGCGCGCAGCGCTGGTGGATCACCGACGCCGATGCGCAGACCGTGCGCATGAGCGCGAAGCAGGCCGGCGGCCACGCGACGCTGTTCCGCGCGGGCGACGCGTACGACCGCAGCGCGGGCGTGTTCACGCCGCTGCCCGCCCCGATGATGAAAATCCACCGCGGGCTGAAGGCCGCGTTCGATCCCGCGCGCATCTTCAACCGCGGCCGGCTCTACCCCGATCTCTGA
- a CDS encoding FAD-linked oxidase C-terminal domain-containing protein: MNAPVELSSAARAQRQREVVQALMAVLPTHCLLYRDEDTAPYECDGLSAYRRLPLAVALPETESQVQRIVQICRRMEVPIVPRGAGTSLSGGALPIALGVVLSLARFTRIVEVDPYARTATVQPGVRNLAISEAAAPYGLYYAPDPSSQIACTIGGNVAENSGGVHCLKYGLTVHNVMRVRAVTIDGEIVEFGSLALDMPGLDLLAVMIGSEGMFAIVTEVTVRLIPKPQTAQLVMASFDDVVKGGEAVAAIIASGIIPAGLEMMDKPATQAVEAFTHAGYDLDAKAILLCESDGTPEEVAEEIVRMTAVLREHGATRIQVSRNEQERLRYWSGRKNAFPAAGRISADYYCMDGTVPRRAIGPLLARIEQLETRYGLRCINVFHAGDGNMHPLILYNANDPDELHRAEEFGAEILECCVEFGGSVTGEHGVGIEKLNSMCVQFSPQERDAFFAVKRAFDPAGLLNPDKGIPTRARCAEYGRQHVRGGLLPHPDLPRF, encoded by the coding sequence ATGAACGCTCCCGTCGAACTGTCGAGCGCAGCACGCGCGCAGCGCCAGCGCGAAGTCGTGCAGGCCCTGATGGCCGTGCTGCCGACGCACTGCCTGCTGTACCGCGACGAAGACACGGCGCCGTACGAATGCGACGGCCTGTCCGCCTACCGCCGCCTGCCGCTCGCGGTCGCGCTGCCCGAAACGGAATCGCAGGTGCAGCGGATCGTGCAGATCTGCCGCCGCATGGAAGTGCCGATCGTGCCGCGCGGCGCGGGCACGAGCCTGTCAGGGGGCGCGCTACCGATCGCACTCGGCGTCGTGCTGTCGCTCGCGCGCTTCACGCGCATCGTCGAAGTCGACCCGTACGCGCGCACGGCAACCGTGCAGCCCGGCGTGCGCAACCTCGCGATCTCGGAAGCCGCCGCGCCGTACGGCCTGTATTACGCGCCCGATCCGTCGTCGCAGATCGCCTGCACGATCGGCGGCAACGTCGCGGAAAACTCCGGCGGGGTCCACTGCCTGAAATACGGGCTGACCGTGCACAACGTGATGCGCGTGCGCGCGGTGACGATCGACGGCGAGATCGTCGAGTTCGGCTCGCTCGCGCTCGACATGCCGGGCCTCGACCTGCTCGCCGTGATGATCGGCAGTGAGGGGATGTTCGCGATCGTCACCGAAGTCACGGTGCGGCTGATCCCGAAGCCGCAGACCGCGCAACTCGTGATGGCGAGCTTCGACGACGTCGTCAAGGGCGGCGAGGCCGTCGCGGCGATCATCGCGTCGGGCATCATCCCGGCCGGGCTCGAGATGATGGACAAGCCGGCCACGCAGGCCGTCGAGGCGTTCACGCATGCGGGCTACGACCTCGACGCGAAGGCGATCCTGCTGTGCGAATCGGACGGCACGCCGGAAGAAGTCGCCGAAGAGATCGTGCGGATGACGGCCGTGCTGCGCGAGCACGGCGCAACCCGCATCCAGGTGTCGCGCAACGAACAGGAGCGGCTGCGCTACTGGTCGGGCCGCAAGAACGCGTTCCCGGCCGCCGGCCGCATTTCCGCCGACTATTACTGCATGGACGGCACGGTGCCGCGCCGCGCGATCGGCCCGCTGCTCGCGCGCATCGAACAGCTCGAAACGCGCTACGGGCTGCGCTGCATCAACGTGTTCCATGCGGGCGACGGCAACATGCATCCGCTGATCCTGTACAACGCGAACGATCCGGACGAGCTGCACCGCGCCGAGGAGTTCGGCGCGGAAATCCTCGAATGCTGCGTGGAATTCGGCGGCAGCGTGACGGGCGAGCACGGCGTCGGCATCGAAAAGCTCAATTCGATGTGCGTACAGTTCTCGCCGCAGGAGCGCGACGCGTTCTTCGCGGTCAAGCGCGCGTTCGACCCGGCCGGGCTGCTGAATCCCGACAAGGGCATCCCGACCCGCGCGCGCTGCGCCGAGTACGGTCGCCAGCACGTGCGCGGCGGGCTGTTGCCGCACCCCGACCTGCCGCGTTTCTGA
- a CDS encoding YggS family pyridoxal phosphate-dependent enzyme — protein sequence MSDLAARLESVHRRIADAARAAGRDPATVSLLAVSKTFPADNVRAAHAAGQRAFGENYVQESIDKIDALADLRASLEWHFIGPLQSNKTRPVAERFDWVHSVDRLKIAQRLSEQRPAHLPPLNVCVQVNISGEASKSGVAPADVADVARAVAALPSLRLRGLMAIPEPAGDTEAQRAPHRALRALFDALRDGGLPLDTLSMGMSADLDAAVLEGATIVRVGTAIFGARDYAH from the coding sequence ATGTCCGATCTCGCCGCCCGTCTCGAATCCGTTCATCGCCGCATCGCCGACGCCGCCCGCGCGGCCGGCCGCGATCCCGCCACCGTGTCGCTGCTTGCCGTCTCGAAGACGTTTCCCGCCGACAACGTGCGCGCCGCGCATGCGGCCGGGCAACGTGCATTCGGCGAAAACTACGTGCAGGAATCGATCGACAAGATCGACGCGCTCGCCGATCTGCGCGCGTCGCTCGAATGGCATTTCATCGGGCCGCTGCAATCGAACAAGACGCGCCCGGTCGCCGAGCGTTTCGACTGGGTCCATTCGGTCGACCGGCTGAAGATCGCACAGCGCCTGTCGGAACAACGCCCCGCGCACCTGCCGCCGCTCAACGTGTGCGTGCAGGTGAACATCAGCGGCGAGGCGTCGAAGAGCGGCGTCGCGCCGGCCGACGTGGCCGACGTCGCGCGCGCGGTCGCCGCGCTGCCGTCGCTGCGGCTGCGCGGCCTGATGGCGATTCCCGAACCGGCCGGCGACACCGAAGCGCAACGCGCACCGCATCGCGCACTGCGCGCGCTGTTCGACGCATTGCGCGACGGCGGCCTGCCGCTCGACACGTTGTCGATGGGCATGTCCGCCGATCTCGACGCGGCCGTGCTCGAAGGCGCGACGATCGTGCGCGTCGGCACCGCGATCTTCGGCGCGCGCGATTACGCGCACTGA